Proteins found in one Miscanthus floridulus cultivar M001 chromosome 4, ASM1932011v1, whole genome shotgun sequence genomic segment:
- the LOC136550438 gene encoding exosome complex component RRP41-like: protein MSAQAGTGTYSPAAAAGDKRRERKEELRRHLVESADWPRADGRSFHDCRPAFMQTGPTTAASGSAYAEFGKTKVIVSVFGPRESKKAMMYSDVGRLNCNVSYTTFATPVRGQGADNKEYSSMLHKALEGAVMLHTFPKTTVDVFALVLESGGSDLPIIISCASLALADAGIMMYDLVTSASVSCFGKNIIIDPTSDEEAWQDGSLVVAFMPARKEITQLTLTGEWSDGRITNAVELCMDACSKLGDILRDRLKDTATLISE from the exons ATGTCGGCGCAGGCGGGGACAGGGACGTACTCCCCGGCGGCGGCCGCAGGGGACAAGCGgcgggagaggaaggaggagctgCGGCGCCACCTCGTCGAGAGCGCCGATTGGCCCCGCGCCGACGGCCGCTCCTTCCACGACTGCCGGCCAGCGT TTATGCAGACAGGACCAACTACTGCTGCATCAGGGTCTGCTTATGCGGAATTTGGGAAGACAAAGGTCATTGTATCGGT GTTTGGACCAAGGGAAAGTAAGAAAGCAATGATGTACAGTGATGTTGGTAGGCTCAATTGCAATGTGAGCTATACAACATTTGCCACTCCAGTGCGTGGACAG GGAGCAGACAACAAAGAGTACTCATCGATGCTTCATAAAGCTTTGGAAGGCGCAGTAATGCTACACACTTTTCCAAAGACCACTGTTGATGTTTTTGCCTTGGTTCTTGAGTCTGGTGGCA GTGATCTTCCCATCATTATATCATGCGCTAGTCTTGCACTGGCAGATGCTGGAATCATGATGTATGACCTTGTTACATCTGCATCTGTG TCATGTTTTGGTAAGAACATCATCATCGATCCAACCTCAGACGAGGAAGCATGGCAAGATGGAAGCCTTGTGGTGGCTTTCATGCCAGCCCGCAAGGAGATCACACAACTCACGCTCACTGGAGAGTGGAGTGATGGCAGAATAACCAAT GCAGTAGAGCTCTGTATGGATGCTTGCAGTAAGCTCGGTGACATATTGCGTGACCGCTTGAAAGATACCGCCACCTTGATTAGTGAATGA